The window AGGCTTAgggatcaataaaataaaagtccaatCCTATTTAAGCTTGCCGACGTTTCACAAACAGtcaaaaaacagatttaaaactaatatttgcCCAAAAAACTTTTAGGTACAGTACCTCAGACAATAAATACATGGATACAGACAATActactaaaatataatttatcataGTAAAAGTAAATAGctgtattatcatttttattactaaatatctaggaccaaaaattactaaaattttaaaaatcacaaactttaatattaattttgacaaaggcttatttttttaaattaaaacacaagatttatttaaataaatgaattaaaaataatagagaatgtaagcctaataaaataatagtaatgaTAATCTTCATTAGCAGAATAGCTACATATAAAggccaaaatcaatttttaataattcaataaaaactaaaaaaataataatatactttataAGAACAATAATGATTATTAAACACGTTTGTAATATGAAGAATATATGAAATATGGAAGCATTTGTCATAAACCGATAgcaaaatcaaaaacaattaatatgatttgaaaaaaaaaacaaattattcgCATAAAATAACTCATTATTTATCATCTGTGTTTCACCAGGTTTTCAAGTCAAGCTGTCTTAaattagataataataatatgttctATACAGGGCATTGCAGTTTTTgacataagatttttttaggaACAGCAGCATCCCGGTGAACCCAAGGGATACTGCAGGGTTCCGGTTCGTATAAGCACATTGGCTTACTCAATAGTTATTAATCATTAAatactatatatacaatatcgaaaaaaagacgaccaaacattattattgaagttgaccttacgagtcaccttatctctgagaatttttatacggAGCAAAATTAcaggctggtgaccgtgtattttcatagaaactgtatgacagttgtacgccaaacagatatagTCAAGtttgaagtgtacgagcaaagttttcacaatggtaaggttaacggaacgagaaaaaatagaaattctgtgcatggttgggtttggtgatagaacacgtactcaaagagaagctgctcaattattcaatgaaatccatcctgatcgtcctccgatatgtcaaaaggtggtaagtagaatagaggctaaatttagacaattcggtcatgttagagatctgccgaaatctggtcgtcctgctcgagataaaaatgaacaacttgacgtttttctttctttgaaagaaaatccttgcactcctctgtcgcagattggagcaaatttacacatggcgaaatctatagttcaccgaatatcacccctacaaagttattcctgtgcaagagtaatttgatgacgatttcgataggcgaaatgagttttgtgaacgcttacaaaacatgtgcaatctaaataataatttagtaacaaatattattttttccgatgaagccacgttctgtttgaatgatAGTGtcaacagacaaaattgtcgatattggtcaacagaaaatccgcattggatgatggaggtaaacacccagtaccctcaaaaactaaatgtgtggtgtgaaatagtgcgcggaagagtaataggtccctttttctttgaacagactttaacgggacaagtgtatctcgattttctccaatttgaattagttgcAGCATTACTAGCtctatttccaaatccattgcaCCCAGACTAttctgacgaagaactaattttccagcaagatggcgctcctccgcactatgctgccactgtgcgtacttttttggatgaaatttttcccaatcggtggataggaaggagaggatcatcgaatggcctgctaggtcccctgaactaacaccaatggactttttttttgtggggatacctcaagtcgaaggtatttgttaataggccaaataatctagacgactagaaagagagaattcgcagagaagtgcgcgccataactccggaaatgtgcaacgagactttattgatcgccttcgatattgtcaagccgtgaatggcaacgtttttaatcatttaacttaatttttgttctttttttatttgttacatgaatcgtctttttttcgataactgttggctttgggtataggacatgatgcatgaaacatacgtagaattccacgcgaaattcaaagatgaaataaaaaaggtgcttttatttgaaaaaatgaagttgatggtcgtaatttatttttgagcacaaactttacgtacaaaaatgcgcaacttgaaataaaaatcgacgggttcgggtgtttttttttcgaacgcacccctgaattttaaattaatttaaacataacttttggaatgcactgtatattaatttaatgcaAATATACCCCATAAGAATAGGCTAGTTCTTACTCTCAAAAACACGAAGAGTTATAATTAGGATATATAAATTGTTATTGCATTATCATTTAGGTCTCTTTCTACCTCATATAAcattgtatcatccgcaaatataccgtttttttttagttattttggttatttaagtaatattatttataaataatgaaaatagcaAAGGAGCCAATACGGTTTAACAGTTGACAAATCTGACAAATTCTTACATTTTAGAATTTACTTTCTGTTATGTACCTACATATCGCTTGGATCACTTTAAAACTATCCTCTAAGCCTAttctttttttccaataatatgaaaataagtatttaaggtttttttttaataatacactaaataattaattcaaaaataataaaaaattaagcttaATTGTGATTTGAAAAAtggattttagatttttaggaatttattatttgttttcatacttaaatttaaacaattgttttaaaatggagaaaaattaatttaaaaacaatctgaaattatttatttttaaatattgaaaatttttagaaaataagtgaaaagtatGAAAATTAATGCAGTAAATATGTACTATAAACATTTACttacttttatataatttacattaaaaacccTTATACCTTATATTTTGGAAACAATAATATACCGGTTTTTCTTGGTTATACCAAGAATATCAGCTATTCCTTAGGTGTTCTAAGTTAAACCTttatctgaaatttttttaaaaataatgtagtaAGCCACATAAAAATCATGCTATTCTAGAAGTACCTAAATCACGGCCTTATAAATTATAGAATAAAATCCAAAACATCAATCATGTATAATAAATTGTTCataattaactaatttttacTTCTTTAGGACTAACAAAAGGAATATATATTGGTTCATGGATATCCGAGATAAAATCTGTCATCAAAAAATCTGATGTTTAAATATTCTTCCAAAGTAAGATATAATCAAATCATTtgcgtaaaaaaaatttgtaatggCATCACCGCTTTGGGCAGCATTATCGAATGGCGCCGGTGGATTGTCACGACTCGTGATCTCGTTTGCGGTATTGCCATATGTTCTGAAAAGTAGTGGATCTGTTGACATTTCAAACAAGTTTATTACgagtttcaaatatttttattacgagTTTTATTTGACGGCAAATATAAATctgacaaaatataaaaaaaatacattttaaatgacAGCGGTGTTTACATATGGTATGGGTCAAAGCAATCGCAACATAACGCTGGAGCATCCGGACAAGTTTGACAATAGAACATGCTATCCCTTCTTACGTTTTGGTTATGGCAATGCCGACATCTTCTTCTCATCTGTCTACCGTTGGCCAATTTGCTATACTTACTAATAAAATGCGGTATTTGTTTATCTATTACGCCAGgtttagttgtttttttctttcGAATTTTAGGACCAAGAAGGAGTCGATTTATTAATGCCAACCGAAATTCATAATCGCCAATTCCTCTCATATCAGAACAGCTTACCTCGGATaaacagaataatttaaaagCGTTTAAAACCATCAATTCGATAAGATGGATTCCGACTTTTTTATCCCATTCCAAATTCTTTCGAGTGCTGTGATAATGGCTAACTACTGGATCTTTAAGGTCTTTAACTTCTGACTTaattttcttgtattcggctatTAACTTGGGCTTCATTTCTTGTTcgtaaaattgatttttcagaTCTACCATTTTGTTGTCGTGCTCTGTAGATATGTAGATCGTATCATGGTGTAAGTCATAGCATTTTCCAATTAATACTCCGTTTGAAAATCTAAATATAGTTTTGCCCGGTTCTGGTTGAACTTTAAGGCCTTTGGGATTTGCTTTGCTACTTTTTCTAAGTGTTCCGGTAGTATACGTGTTTTGTTCCAATAATCTGTAAGACAAATCATAAGAATTATAGTAATAGTCCAAATAAACTGAATGACCAACATTTAGTTTATCTTTTAGAAGATCTAAAACTACTTCTGCTGCATGGTTTGTTGTTCCCTTATCatctatttttgtattataaatgGAACACTTAACAACCATGCCTTTAGAATCTCTTAGTGAATATAATTTAGTTGCGGTTTTGTTTTCTGCATCTTTACTGAATTGGCGAAATACAAGTTTGTTGCGCCACAAAATCATCGATTCATCAATGATAAGCTCTTTGGTAGGGTAATAAATTTCCTTCATTCggttgttaaaaaattcaattaaaggACGAACTTTCCACAACTTATCTGAACTGTCATCTGATGGGGGATTTCTAGCAAATGCTAAGTGTTTCATTATAGACTTAAATCGTTTGTAACTCATGCTGTTTTTAAAGCAGGGTATGTTCAATAAAGCATTTGATTCCCAATAGTGTTTTGTTTTGAGCAGGCGAATATTACTCATATGGAGAACAATTCCTAAAAACTTGTATAGTTCTTTTAACCCCAAAGGTTCCCATGAAGACGAGATAGTTTTCGcataaaaattagtttcatttatgattaattcaaaaaaattctcaGTAGCCACCATAAAGAAGAAATCAATTGCTGGATGTGATTTAATGGGCGCCAAAAAATGATGCTTTTTGGTAAAGGGAATTTCCCTCATTTGGAAGGGTAGTTTAGTCCAATATGGTCTTGATCTTACCGAACTCGTTGCCATATTATGTTCCTTATGTTCACTATCAATGGCCTTATTGTCTTCGTCACTTTCCTGGTCGCTCTCGTCCCATTCTTCATCATCTTCTTCAGAGTCGATTTCCTTGTCGCTATCAATAAATCCATTACACTGCAAAATAGTTTCATAGGTTTGGTCATTATCGTCACTATCAGATGAACACTCGCCGATTTCCGGTTCACATTCGCTAGTTTCCGATTTATTTTCTTCCCACTGGTAGTTCGCGTCATCGTCGAGTTCAGAGTCTTTATCACTATCATCTTCTATCTTTATCACTAAGGTTTCGATTGTAGTATCTTCATTTAGCCTTGGCTTTTTTGCACTACAAGCTCGTGAATTGTCTTTGGGCTCCATTAGATTACATGAAAACTCAATATATCTGCAATAAAAAACAGTTAGGCCGCAATTATTTTAACgagtcaaattttaaatctacCTGAAGCACACGAACTCGACTCTCCACAGCTGGTTTTCGTTTAAACTGATACGAGGCGTAGTGCGTCAAAGACGAGATATAGCGACGCGAAGGTCGGTGGGAATTTCACAAAAGCGGGTCGCAGCGTTGTCagattaaaacattttatgcGGTTGTAGATGAGTGTTTGAAAGATTGCGGATGAAAATTTGCGGTGTTTATATGTTAACAGCGGTTAACGACAGCTGTTGCATTTGGGTTGTAATTTAGGCCGTAATATTAAAGAAGATATAATTTATCTTTTCTTGTCGCAAATAGAAGTAAGCTATCCTCTTTTATTTCTGAGaagtgaaaattaaaagttgcaCTTGTTTTATTATGGAAAAGCtacataataagaaaatatacgtttatttgccaatataAAGATATCTAGAAATTACATGAAAGAACATAAAAGGGGGAAATAAAACGGGTAATAACATAAGCTAATTTGTCACTGGCTTGTGAAATTCTTgacaaataggaaaaaaaaatatttaagacagTCAAATTTGAGTATGAAAAGTCACATTTGGGAATAGGACACTTTTCAATATTGTAgtcatattttatagattttcgTCAGATTTTTGACTATTTACTAGTAACcctaatatattaaataagccTAAAATGTTATGTAAAGCATTatacctttaattttaataattccgatggatataatgcaaaaaattcAACGAATTATGCAATATTGGTCTATCTGTTTTTTGcttccaatttttaataattttaatttttatcattttaaaagacttatttATGTTTCCTATTATCTTGTGAGGTTTTAGGAGTGATACGATGACTAGTTATTAGATATCCCCAAGATATTATCCATTtgcgttttttaaataaaacgccCTCATGGCAGACAGGTATCATTAGCAGCATCATTAAGTCAGGTATCATTAAAGTCCTAtaattagtacaattttaatataaaaatgggtgataaaatattaatataaattgtaactttttaaagaatggTACTAAAAGCTCTCCTGTTTTAGAACCTGGACCCTGGACTTTAGAACTGTATAGGTTTTTATAGAAATCTTGAACGGAGCTTGATTTTTTTGCTATGCAGCTCTTTGTTCTTTTACTGCCTTTTTGATCGTTTGGATATTAgaacttttgtattttattttcttcgattttattcttaattaccTCATTGTTATGGCTTCCTAAATCTTTTAGGATGTTCCATTTTTTTCCTTGATTTTATTAGATTGGTTGTTTGTGGGCTTATGTTCAAATGTCCCCTTAGTTTGAAGCATATCCTTCTTGTTGCAATTTGAATACTATTTAAGATGTTATTGCAAAGTTTGTCTATTCCTGGAGGAAGTCTTAGAAGTTCACCtagtttagaatttaaaatatattgaataatagCTTTGTTCTGACTCAGAGCTTCAACTGTTGGGTATTTTTGTTGTTGGTTTACTTCTTTCGAgttttgtaggtatttttatgtttGTTCGGAGTATATAGTCGCTGCAGTAGCAAATCGGTTTAAAACTATGACATCATAATATAgtcaattttattcttaaattaacGACTAGGGTTAAGTCCAACTTTTTTGTCTCTCTTTATTCCCACAGTAGCTGTCTATTATATCTCCTCGTTTCTATCACCAAAGTCAAGCTATGTTTTGTCatagtaatattattatataggtGTTCGATATCTTTAACCTCGGAGGTATTAGATAGGGCCTCTGTACTATCTGAAAACGGTATCTGTTATTAAATTTCGGCATGATATACATAACTCGGGATGAAATGGATCACATATTTGTTAGTCTGTTTTTAGGCGTCTGTTTACCATCAAAGTCACTCCTCCTTGAGTTGGTTTCTGAGTTTTTATGATGTAACAAGTGTCCCGATTTGAGAGTCGTAGTTGATTGCACATTACTAAAATAGGTGGTAAGACGCTTATGAAGCATGTAACATTATTGGTTAATGAGTGTTTAACAAAAGGAAAAAGCCCAATTAAGTGGCAAAATGTAAAGTTCATCATATTATACAAAAAAGGAGACAGAATCAACATGATCCTTGTGATCAGCTTAGTATCCCCTAGTATactgcttgaaaaaataataaccaaCCAACTGGTTAACGAACAAGATGGACTCATACCAACCGGTTGATCAAGCGGTATTCTTTAGTTAAAAAGGAGCATTACACTGTAGAGCAACGCGTCCAGATTGTCAAAAATTGTGAAAGAAAGAATGGTGACAGTTTAATTGCCAATATTTATAAAGTTCGTCCAATATTCCTAATTCAACTACTGTGAAaagaattatcaaaaaattcgaAAGTACTGGTTTGCTTAGTGATATGAAACACACGATACGAGCCCGTAAGGTTATCACGGCAGTTCGCGAGAGTGTGACAGAAAGACCAGAGAGAAATTCGCCataaattcgtacaagaatcgGACATTGCACTCTTCAGCGAGTTTTTACTAAAAATCTACAGCTGCATACAACTACTTCTGCCAGCAGACCATGAACAACGAAGAGAATTTACCAATTGGATCCTTGAGCAACCGGCTGATTTTgcaagcaaaattatttttagtgttGAGGTCCATTTTTACCTTTACGGCTTCCTTAACAGGCAAAACTGTTGCATTTGGGGCCTAGAAATTCCACGAATGATTTATCAGAAAGCAATGCATTCACGGCATGTCACTGTATGGTGTGCATTATGAGACCATAATAGGAGGAGGAATAATTGGagcgtttttcttcaaaaagaaGAAGGTGCTACGAACGTCATCGTGGTATGATAATACAGTTTCTTGTGCCTCATTTGGAAGCTATTGATCTTAACGACatatggtttcaacaggacggtgcCACATGTTATACCACCCGTGAAACATTGACGATCTTGTACTAGTTGACTCTTGGTCGTATCATTTCTCGATTTGGAGACTAAAAATGGCCTCCACGCTCTTGTCATTTAACGCCTTTACCTTAGACTGGCTGCGGGGTGATCTGAAGTTACAGGCTTATGCCAGTAAACTTGCAACCATCAGAGCAAAACCATAATTAGACGCTTGCACTTTTATTGAAACAACCTTTATGATAACGCTTCCATTCATCTAAAAATAGATAAGATTTGGTAAGAACAAGGGATTAATATTGATGGGGTTTAATGGAGTGCGTCTAAACTATTTACTTGATCTAACATCGCTACAAATTCAGCTTGGCAAAGAAAATCGATCTTCGTAAATCATAAGACGAAGAAGAAGGCTTTCCTGGGCAGCTTTTGGAAAACTAAGATTTATCCTTGAATGCCGGTACTCACATATGGACTCCAGACAACGGCAATTGCCCCGAAATTTAAGGGAAATCATAGATTAGCTCAACTCTAACCACCCAACGAGCAATGGAGAGAGTTAGCAATGAAAGAAATAACGTTAAGGAATAAAGTTTGCAACGAGGAAATTCATAGAAGAACAAAAGTGATTGATGTACAAGACTTGAACAACTGAAATGGAGACTATAGCACGGCAATGTGACCGCACATGGGATATTCATTTGTCACCCAAGAGAGACCAACGGAGCATCAGTAGACCCCAGAGACGATGGCAAGACAATGGCGATCCAAAATGTTGCAGGAAGAAAATGGATCCGGACTGCTAGGGATAGAAGAGCATGGAAAGATTTGCAAACGTCCTACGCCATGCAATTGCTccaatttttatctaaattaaattactttaaatatttttaaatgatacgAGATCTCTGCCTAAGCATAAGGaagtttttgtacagttttatGACACAAAATATTAAGCTGAAATACAATATGGTACAAGAATACTTTGACAACTGTACCATTTAATAAACTCAATAGATGTTTAATGCGTGGTCAGATTTATCACATCactgtttcaatttaaattccaaatatGCGGGAATTATGTTCTAGTGCAAGGCCTCTGGTCACGCACTAGGTGTTCTTAGCACAATTTTAAGAAGAAACCCTTtgttaaaatagaaaatggtaAAAGAACTTTACTCTCACCAGCCTCCAATAATGggatttttgacatttaaattgGATTATTACCCTTTGGACATTTCTTAGTGATGCGAGGCCTTTGGCCACTAATATAGTGTTTGGTTCacaaatttaggaaaaaaatcagCTTCCTAAATAccgtttatttttttcgtttatttaattataatttagtttctaattaaatacttgattttaaaattaaatccatacatatttatttttttaataattttgcaaaaattgctCCTGCcaataaaaacacaaattttcaaaatctaattttaggtctgaataatcaattaaattaattttaacgcACAAATTTCTTAGTAAGGCGAGGCCTCTGGTCACGCATAAGGTATTTTTAATTCCGTGGGCCATGTGTTTATCCATAATTAATCTTTTCTTGTTTCACCAGGTCAAGACCAGCCATACAACGACGTAGATCTGATCTTTGGGGTAG is drawn from Anthonomus grandis grandis chromosome 1, icAntGran1.3, whole genome shotgun sequence and contains these coding sequences:
- the LOC126743081 gene encoding piggyBac transposable element-derived protein 4-like, with translation MEPKDNSRACSAKKPRLNEDTTIETLVIKIEDDSDKDSELDDDANYQWEENKSETSECEPEIGECSSDSDDNDQTYETILQCNGFIDSDKEIDSEEDDEEWDESDQESDEDNKAIDSEHKEHNMATSSVRSRPYWTKLPFQMREIPFTKKHHFLAPIKSHPAIDFFFMVATENFFELIINETNFYAKTISSSWEPLGLKELYKFLGIVLHMSNIRLLKTKHYWESNALLNIPCFKNSMSYKRFKSIMKHLAFARNPPSDDSSDKLWKVRPLIEFFNNRMKEIYYPTKELIIDESMILWRNKLVFRQFSKDAENKTATKLYSLRDSKGMVVKCSIYNTKIDDKGTTNHAAEVVLDLLKDKLNVGHSVYLDYYYNSYDLSYRLLEQNTYTTGTLRKSSKANPKGLKVQPEPGKTIFRFSNGVLIGKCYDLHHDTIYISTEHDNKMVDLKNQFYEQEMKPKLIAEYKKIKSEVKDLKDPVVSHYHSTRKNLEWDKKVGIHLIELMVLNAFKLFCLSEVSCSDMRGIGDYEFRLALINRLLLGPKIRKKKTTKPGVIDKQIPHFISKYSKLANGRQMRRRCRHCHNQNVRRDSMFYCQTCPDAPALCCDCFDPYHM